A section of the Macadamia integrifolia cultivar HAES 741 unplaced genomic scaffold, SCU_Mint_v3 scaffold3650, whole genome shotgun sequence genome encodes:
- the LOC122068258 gene encoding uncharacterized protein LOC122068258, producing MGMVVVISLPLILFAIALGFGCYFLGRAKGRQDVRTRAQVFGMPTPPPGGFASHPVSPPTQYTKPDNSMNV from the coding sequence ATGGGTATGGTTGTGGTGATCTCTCTTCCATTGATTCTCTTTGCAATTGCTCTTGGGTTCGGCTGCTACTTCCTAGGAAGAGCCAAGGGAAGGCAAGATGTGCGCACCCGTGCACAGGTTTTTGGGATGCCGACACCACCGCCGGGTGGGTTTGCTTCTCATCCTGTTTCACCTCCAACACAATATACCAAGCCAGACAATTCCATGAACGTTTGA